One Pararhizobium capsulatum DSM 1112 DNA segment encodes these proteins:
- a CDS encoding transporter substrate-binding domain-containing protein → MRHLTRLTALAASLAFTLSALPANAGAVLDRVLAAKTLKVATDANWAPQSFMNDKNELDGFDVDVAKDIGKRLGVSVEFVTPGWDIITAGNWSGRWDMHVGSMTPTKARAEIFDFPGIYYYTPAAVAVHKDSKAATLADLNDKAVGTTATSTFEAYAKQDLTLDAAGAPAFKYEFKPKDVKSYSNSTTAFDDLRLGDGTRLDAVVSSLPSIIDAEKAGYPIKQLGEPVFYEPLAVATEHGDAEFDAKISEAVKDMQSDGTLSKLSVKWYGVDYTVVK, encoded by the coding sequence ATGAGACATCTCACCAGACTGACAGCGCTTGCAGCTTCGCTTGCCTTTACATTGTCGGCACTTCCGGCCAATGCCGGGGCGGTGCTGGACCGCGTTCTGGCGGCCAAGACGCTCAAGGTTGCGACGGATGCCAACTGGGCACCGCAATCCTTCATGAACGACAAGAACGAACTCGACGGCTTCGACGTCGATGTCGCCAAGGATATCGGCAAGCGCCTGGGTGTCAGCGTCGAATTCGTCACCCCCGGTTGGGATATCATCACCGCCGGCAACTGGTCGGGTCGCTGGGACATGCATGTCGGCTCGATGACACCCACTAAGGCGAGAGCGGAGATCTTCGATTTCCCCGGCATCTACTATTACACCCCGGCCGCCGTTGCCGTTCACAAGGACAGCAAGGCCGCGACGCTCGCCGATCTCAACGACAAGGCCGTGGGCACGACGGCGACGTCCACCTTCGAGGCCTATGCCAAGCAGGACCTGACGCTGGACGCCGCAGGCGCACCGGCCTTCAAATACGAGTTCAAGCCGAAGGACGTGAAGTCCTACAGCAATTCGACGACGGCGTTCGACGACCTGCGCCTGGGTGACGGCACCCGTCTCGATGCGGTCGTCTCGTCGCTGCCGAGCATCATCGATGCGGAAAAGGCGGGATATCCGATCAAGCAGCTCGGCGAACCCGTGTTCTACGAGCCGCTGGCCGTCGCAACCGAGCATGGCGATGCGGAGTTCGATGCGAAGATATCCGAGGCGGTGAAGGACATGCAGAGCGACGGCACACTCAGCAAGCTTTCGGTTAAGTGGTACGGCGTCGATTACACCGTCGTAAAATAA
- a CDS encoding carboxymuconolactone decarboxylase family protein, with translation MDDSLRQAGEAVRRKVLGDDYVDRALGNADDFSRPFQDVLNEYCWGAAWTDDGLDLKQRSLLNLGMLAALNRMHEFGIHVRGAIRNGMSDDELRAALVQIAVYCGIPAGVEAFRVAGNVRAEMREKGEL, from the coding sequence ATGGATGATTCGCTACGACAGGCCGGCGAGGCCGTGCGACGCAAGGTGCTCGGGGACGATTATGTCGATCGTGCTCTCGGCAATGCCGACGATTTCTCCCGGCCTTTCCAGGATGTTCTTAACGAATATTGCTGGGGTGCGGCCTGGACCGACGACGGCCTCGACCTCAAGCAGCGCAGCCTTCTCAACCTTGGAATGCTGGCCGCCCTCAACCGCATGCACGAGTTCGGCATCCATGTCCGCGGTGCGATCCGCAATGGCATGAGCGACGACGAACTGCGCGCCGCACTCGTCCAGATCGCCGTCTATTGCGGCATTCCCGCAGGCGTCGAGGCTTTCCGCGTGGCAGGCAATGTCCGCGCTGAGATGCGCGAGAAGGGTGAGCTTTGA
- a CDS encoding aldehyde dehydrogenase, whose amino-acid sequence MKTTVKTIEGSRQGLFIGGQFVAPMNGRYIDSFDPTTGERWYELAEAEADDVGAAVSSAQAAFRNPAWRRMTQTDRGRLVRRLADLVLEHADELADIETRDNGKLLKETRAQMRAMPDAYHYFAGMADKLQGETIPVNKLDMLNFNLREPIGVVGMITPWNSPLMLLTGTLAPCLAIGNTVVIKPSEHATASTLALAELIAEAGFPAGVVNVVTGTGTSAGEALTRHPGIAKYVFTGSTATGRRIAANAAENLIPCSMELGGKSPHVVFADVDIEHAVNGVVSGVFAAAGQTCVAGSRCFVEASVYDRFVEALVDRTQRIRVGHPTVDETDIGPLALADQLSKVEGYVASGVKEGARVAVGGKRPQSGELGRGWYFEPTVMTDAQNDMTFMRDELFGPVVGVMPFSSEEQMIELANDTRYGLASGIWTKDIDRALRFANQIEAGTVWINTYRSSSFMSANGGFKESGYGRRGGFEVMREFSRLKNVIIDYSGAMQDPFVIRLK is encoded by the coding sequence ATGAAGACGACAGTCAAAACCATCGAAGGGTCGCGCCAGGGCCTGTTCATCGGCGGCCAGTTCGTGGCGCCGATGAATGGCCGCTATATCGACAGCTTCGACCCGACCACCGGCGAGCGCTGGTACGAACTCGCCGAAGCCGAAGCCGATGACGTCGGTGCTGCCGTTTCGTCCGCACAGGCCGCCTTTCGCAATCCCGCCTGGCGGCGAATGACGCAAACCGACCGTGGCCGACTGGTGCGCCGGCTGGCCGATCTGGTGCTGGAGCACGCCGACGAACTGGCCGATATCGAGACGCGCGACAATGGTAAGCTTCTCAAGGAAACACGGGCGCAGATGCGCGCCATGCCGGATGCCTACCACTATTTTGCCGGGATGGCGGACAAGCTGCAGGGCGAGACGATCCCGGTCAACAAGCTCGACATGCTCAACTTCAACCTGCGCGAACCGATCGGCGTCGTGGGCATGATCACGCCGTGGAATTCGCCCCTGATGCTTCTGACCGGCACGCTGGCGCCGTGCCTTGCCATCGGCAATACCGTCGTCATCAAGCCGTCCGAACACGCGACCGCCTCGACGCTGGCGCTTGCGGAACTGATTGCCGAAGCAGGTTTTCCCGCCGGCGTCGTCAACGTGGTCACCGGCACCGGAACGAGTGCGGGCGAAGCGCTGACGCGGCATCCGGGCATCGCCAAATACGTCTTCACCGGCAGCACCGCGACTGGCCGGCGGATTGCCGCAAACGCAGCGGAAAACCTCATTCCCTGCTCGATGGAGCTGGGTGGCAAATCCCCGCATGTCGTCTTTGCCGATGTCGATATCGAGCATGCAGTCAACGGCGTCGTCTCCGGGGTGTTTGCAGCAGCCGGGCAAACCTGCGTTGCCGGATCGCGGTGCTTTGTCGAAGCAAGCGTCTACGACCGTTTCGTCGAGGCGCTGGTTGACCGCACGCAACGCATCAGGGTCGGCCATCCGACTGTCGACGAGACCGATATCGGTCCGCTTGCCCTGGCCGACCAGCTTTCAAAGGTCGAGGGCTATGTCGCTTCCGGCGTGAAGGAAGGGGCAAGGGTCGCGGTCGGCGGCAAGCGTCCGCAATCGGGCGAGCTTGGGCGCGGCTGGTATTTCGAGCCGACGGTCATGACCGATGCGCAGAACGACATGACCTTCATGCGCGACGAACTGTTCGGCCCGGTCGTAGGCGTCATGCCCTTCTCGTCGGAAGAGCAGATGATCGAACTTGCCAACGACACCCGCTATGGCCTGGCCTCCGGCATATGGACCAAGGACATCGACCGCGCGCTACGCTTCGCCAACCAGATCGAGGCGGGAACGGTGTGGATCAACACCTATCGCTCGTCGTCCTTCATGTCCGCCAATGGCGGCTTCAAGGAGAGCGGCTACGGCCGGCGTGGCGGCTTCGAGGTGATGCGCGAGTTCTCGCGGCTGAAGAACGTCATCATCGATTATTCCGGCGCCATGCAGGACCCTTTCGTCATTCGCCTGAAGTGA
- a CDS encoding dipeptide ABC transporter ATP-binding protein, with product MIAQTQTAPLLRVENLSLCLRSAPGSTAILTDVTFELKRGEILGIIGESGAGKSTIGNALLGLLAPEFQLTSGTIAVEGKSLSAMTAAEREALRGRRISAIFQDHTASLDPLMSVGAQVEETILSASPALSKRQARAKVLDLMGRVGIAEPDRRYRNYPHQFSGGQRQRIVIAIALAAAPDIIIADEPTSALDATVQKQILQLLRALVDETGISIILITHDMGVVSEITDRVLVMRHGEMVEQDDTASVLNAPVHDYTRKLLAAVPRLHIPAVSVNSGDGLPDSDRSEQPATHEQFLIAKDVSKQFSAGGFGWCLGAGKPGFALSNIAMRLPRGTVTGIVGESGSGKTTFGRIMAGLDTAPSGRITIGDKIFDVSRNGRRSGLLGRVQMIFQDPSMSLNPRMTVAETLNESIRFGARMRPDDSRDGAARMMDRLGLARRLLSRHPHQLSGGQKQRVCIARALLARPEIIVADEPTSALDVSVQAEIVRLLKDTISEEAVTMVFISHDLAVVQEMCSSVYIFKDGRIEDFGTADFIFARSDNPYTRALINARPRRFTC from the coding sequence ATGATCGCCCAGACACAGACTGCCCCGCTATTACGGGTCGAGAACCTGAGCCTTTGCCTTCGATCGGCGCCGGGTTCAACGGCAATCCTCACCGACGTCACCTTCGAGCTTAAGCGCGGTGAGATCCTTGGTATCATCGGAGAGTCGGGTGCCGGAAAATCGACTATCGGCAATGCCCTTCTCGGTCTACTTGCGCCGGAATTCCAGCTAACGTCCGGAACAATCGCCGTCGAGGGAAAGTCGCTCAGCGCGATGACGGCCGCCGAACGGGAAGCCCTGCGAGGGCGGAGGATCTCCGCGATCTTCCAGGATCACACGGCCTCGCTCGATCCGTTGATGAGCGTTGGCGCACAGGTGGAGGAAACGATCCTCTCGGCCAGCCCCGCACTCTCGAAGCGCCAGGCCCGCGCCAAGGTGCTCGACCTGATGGGACGCGTCGGGATTGCCGAGCCCGACCGACGGTATCGCAACTACCCGCATCAGTTCTCGGGCGGCCAGAGGCAACGTATCGTAATTGCCATCGCGCTGGCCGCTGCCCCTGACATCATCATCGCCGACGAGCCCACGTCGGCACTCGACGCGACTGTCCAGAAACAGATCCTGCAACTCTTGAGAGCCCTCGTCGACGAAACCGGCATCTCGATCATTCTCATCACCCATGACATGGGCGTGGTCTCCGAGATCACTGACCGCGTTCTCGTCATGCGCCATGGCGAGATGGTCGAACAGGACGATACGGCAAGCGTCCTTAATGCTCCCGTCCATGACTATACGAGGAAGCTGCTTGCCGCTGTCCCAAGGCTGCACATACCGGCAGTATCCGTGAATTCTGGCGACGGCTTGCCCGACAGCGATCGCTCCGAGCAACCTGCCACGCACGAACAGTTCCTTATCGCCAAGGACGTCTCGAAGCAGTTCTCCGCAGGCGGCTTTGGGTGGTGCCTCGGCGCAGGCAAGCCTGGGTTCGCGCTTAGCAATATCGCGATGCGGCTGCCCCGCGGCACCGTCACCGGGATCGTCGGGGAGAGCGGCAGCGGAAAGACAACATTCGGCCGCATCATGGCCGGCCTCGACACGGCGCCCAGTGGCAGGATCACGATCGGCGATAAAATCTTTGACGTTTCAAGGAACGGCCGGCGGAGCGGTCTTCTCGGTCGCGTGCAAATGATCTTTCAGGATCCCTCGATGTCGTTGAACCCCAGGATGACCGTTGCCGAAACGCTCAACGAGAGCATCCGCTTCGGCGCCAGGATGCGCCCGGATGACAGTCGCGATGGCGCAGCCCGAATGATGGATCGGCTTGGCCTTGCCCGCAGGCTGCTCAGCCGCCATCCCCATCAGCTTTCCGGCGGTCAGAAGCAACGCGTGTGCATTGCGCGCGCGTTGCTCGCAAGACCGGAGATCATTGTCGCCGACGAACCAACGTCGGCGCTCGATGTGTCGGTGCAGGCCGAGATCGTCCGGCTGCTGAAAGACACTATTTCCGAGGAGGCGGTAACGATGGTGTTCATCTCGCACGACCTCGCCGTCGTCCAGGAGATGTGCAGCTCAGTCTACATCTTCAAGGACGGCCGGATCGAGGACTTCGGAACCGCCGATTTCATCTTCGCACGATCGGACAATCCCTACACACGCGCGCTCATCAACGCACGACCCCGCCGCTTCACCTGCTGA
- a CDS encoding amino acid ABC transporter ATP-binding protein has protein sequence MSMDLIIEAKDVAKWYGAFQVLKDINLTVRKGERIVVCGPSGSGKSTLIRCFNRLEAHQQGEIIVNGITLHDKMRNVAEVRKNVGMVFQHFNLFPHMTVLMNCMVGPMWIKGLSAAEAEKTALRFLERVRIPEQANKYPVQLSGGQQQRVAIARSLCMEPAIMLFDEPTSALDPEMVSEVLDTMTSLAKDGMTMVCVTHEMGFARAVADRVIFMNSGQIVEEGNPQAFFTNPKHERTRLFLSQILKH, from the coding sequence ATGAGCATGGACCTGATCATCGAGGCTAAGGACGTCGCCAAATGGTATGGCGCGTTCCAGGTGCTGAAGGACATCAATCTGACTGTGAGGAAAGGCGAGCGTATCGTCGTGTGTGGACCGTCGGGCTCCGGAAAGTCGACGCTTATCCGTTGCTTCAACCGGCTCGAAGCCCATCAGCAGGGCGAGATCATCGTCAACGGCATCACCCTGCACGACAAGATGCGCAACGTTGCCGAGGTCCGCAAGAATGTCGGCATGGTGTTCCAGCACTTCAACCTGTTTCCCCACATGACGGTGCTGATGAACTGCATGGTCGGGCCGATGTGGATAAAGGGCCTGTCGGCCGCAGAAGCCGAGAAAACGGCCCTGCGGTTCCTGGAGCGCGTCCGTATCCCCGAGCAGGCCAACAAATATCCGGTCCAGCTTTCCGGCGGCCAGCAACAACGCGTCGCGATCGCCCGCAGCCTGTGCATGGAACCGGCCATCATGCTGTTCGACGAGCCGACCTCGGCCCTAGACCCGGAAATGGTCTCAGAGGTTCTCGACACGATGACGAGCCTTGCCAAGGATGGAATGACAATGGTCTGCGTCACTCATGAAATGGGCTTTGCTCGCGCGGTTGCCGACCGCGTCATCTTCATGAACTCGGGCCAGATCGTTGAGGAGGGCAACCCGCAGGCGTTCTTCACCAATCCCAAGCATGAGCGCACGAGGCTCTTTCTCAGCCAGATCCTTAAGCATTAG
- a CDS encoding alpha/beta fold hydrolase, whose protein sequence is MTELRQHTVGDVTLNYRIDGDGPEPLVCIHGVGSSLEAWGGVVAELKDRFTILTFDLRGHGGSTRIKGRYEIDDFVDEALALAAHAGFETFHLAGFSLGGLIAQRLALTHQVRLRKLVLLSTVAGRTPEERERVLTRLAALRIGNPGAHHDASLSRWLTEAFQERNPEIIERLRARDSENDPECYASAYRVLAETDFGGFLDQIRCPTLIATGEEDAGSNPRMATYMHDRIPGSTLAILPGLRHSILIEDPVMVARLMGDFLTAEEVIHG, encoded by the coding sequence ATGACGGAGCTTCGGCAACATACCGTCGGCGACGTGACGCTCAACTACCGTATCGACGGCGACGGTCCGGAGCCGCTGGTCTGCATCCACGGCGTCGGGTCCTCCCTGGAGGCATGGGGCGGCGTTGTGGCTGAACTCAAGGATCGCTTTACGATCCTGACCTTTGACCTGCGCGGCCACGGGGGCTCGACACGCATCAAGGGCCGATACGAAATCGACGATTTCGTCGATGAGGCGCTGGCGCTGGCGGCGCATGCCGGCTTCGAAACCTTCCATCTGGCGGGGTTCTCGCTCGGCGGGCTGATCGCGCAGCGACTGGCGCTCACCCATCAGGTGCGGTTGAGAAAACTTGTGCTTCTCTCCACAGTCGCCGGCCGCACGCCGGAGGAGCGCGAACGGGTTCTGACCCGGCTTGCAGCCCTCAGGATCGGAAATCCCGGCGCCCATCATGACGCCTCGCTATCGCGCTGGCTGACGGAAGCGTTTCAGGAGCGCAATCCGGAGATCATCGAGAGACTGCGCGCGCGGGATTCCGAGAACGATCCAGAATGTTATGCCTCGGCCTATCGTGTTCTGGCGGAAACGGATTTCGGCGGTTTTCTCGACCAGATCCGCTGCCCGACGCTGATTGCGACGGGCGAAGAGGATGCCGGCTCGAACCCGCGCATGGCGACCTACATGCACGATCGCATCCCCGGTTCGACGCTCGCGATCCTGCCGGGTCTGCGCCACTCCATTCTCATTGAAGACCCGGTGATGGTAGCGCGCCTGATGGGAGATTTCCTGACCGCAGAAGAGGTGATCCATGGATGA
- a CDS encoding LLM class flavin-dependent oxidoreductase translates to MKFAVSLTMERFSPDAPMSRVKSNLLELARIADGGGFETLWTAEHHTIECTISPNPFQTLTWLGQHTEQIRLGTSTLVAPYWSPIRLAGEAALCDHLTDGRLEFGIARGSYQYEFDRMAGGMPQQEGVAYLKELVPAVRKLWQGDYTHDGHYWKFPLATAVPKPLQQPHPPIWVAARDPGTFDWAISIGANILSTPLSAPAAEIQVLADKFEKAVADHPEVPRPRFMMQRRTCVYDKTEDWQLAVQHSMDYGRTFENLMQNIGAVRDGFPEAVPFESVRGKDNYNPDNICKNLMFGTPDEVIEKLLAYEAAGVDQYCLGLTFNLPFELQKKTLRLFVDEVMPFFAARERDRQRAVVSGR, encoded by the coding sequence ATGAAATTCGCAGTCTCACTCACCATGGAACGTTTCTCGCCGGACGCGCCGATGTCCAGGGTCAAGAGCAACCTGCTCGAGCTTGCCCGGATAGCGGACGGAGGCGGCTTTGAAACATTGTGGACCGCAGAGCACCACACGATCGAATGCACCATTTCGCCCAATCCGTTCCAGACGCTGACCTGGCTGGGACAGCATACCGAGCAGATCCGGCTTGGCACCTCGACGCTGGTTGCGCCCTATTGGAGCCCGATCCGGCTTGCCGGCGAGGCAGCACTTTGCGACCACTTGACGGATGGCCGGCTGGAATTCGGCATTGCCCGCGGCTCCTATCAATATGAATTCGACCGCATGGCCGGCGGCATGCCGCAGCAGGAAGGCGTCGCCTATCTCAAGGAACTGGTGCCGGCCGTCCGGAAACTGTGGCAGGGCGATTATACGCATGACGGCCATTACTGGAAATTTCCGCTGGCGACTGCAGTGCCAAAGCCTCTGCAGCAGCCGCATCCGCCAATCTGGGTCGCGGCGCGCGATCCCGGCACGTTCGATTGGGCTATCAGCATCGGCGCCAATATCCTGTCGACACCGCTGTCTGCACCAGCAGCCGAAATCCAGGTTCTCGCCGACAAGTTCGAAAAGGCCGTCGCCGATCATCCGGAAGTTCCGCGGCCGCGCTTCATGATGCAGCGCCGGACCTGTGTCTACGACAAGACGGAAGACTGGCAGCTCGCCGTCCAACACAGCATGGACTACGGCCGGACCTTCGAGAATCTCATGCAGAATATCGGCGCGGTCCGGGATGGTTTTCCGGAAGCGGTTCCGTTCGAGAGCGTTAGGGGCAAGGACAACTACAATCCGGACAATATCTGCAAGAACCTGATGTTCGGCACGCCGGACGAAGTGATCGAGAAGCTTCTCGCCTATGAGGCGGCTGGCGTCGATCAATACTGCCTGGGCCTCACCTTCAACCTGCCGTTCGAACTGCAGAAGAAGACGCTGCGGCTGTTCGTCGATGAAGTCATGCCTTTCTTCGCTGCCCGTGAGCGGGACCGCCAGCGCGCAGTGGTTTCGGGACGCTGA
- the pepT gene encoding peptidase T: MDLREELISRFFRYAAIESQSNARSQSLPSSPGQAVLADLLADEMRTLGLSDVIADENAIVTAVKRGTRRDAVPIGFIAHLDTVDVGLSPFIQPQLLRFEGSDLCLNHRENIWLRAAEHPALTPWKGEDIIVSDGTSVLGADNKAAIAIIMTLIGQLDQLDGHGDVFIAFVPDEEIGLRGSKAIDLARFPCAFAYTIDCCELGEVVLETFNAASCEIVFKGISAHPMSARGNLVNPLLMAVDFISQFDRGDMPEHTEGREGFFWFKDLVANDTEATLTALIRDFDNAGFDWRKARIREVAELIQWRYPGGDIRSRITDTYRNILSHLAGDNRAAALLFEAMDQLGIEKKITPMRGGTDGAVLSARGIPTPNFFTGAYNFHSRFEFLPVPAFERSLAVAIRICSLAAA; encoded by the coding sequence ATGGACCTTCGCGAAGAACTGATTAGCCGGTTTTTTCGATATGCCGCAATAGAAAGCCAGAGCAACGCGCGCTCCCAATCTTTGCCATCCTCGCCCGGACAGGCGGTCCTTGCCGACTTGCTGGCGGACGAGATGCGCACACTCGGCTTGAGTGATGTTATCGCGGACGAAAATGCCATCGTGACGGCTGTAAAACGCGGCACCAGACGTGACGCGGTCCCGATCGGCTTTATCGCCCATCTCGACACTGTCGATGTCGGCCTCTCGCCCTTTATCCAACCCCAACTCCTTCGCTTCGAAGGCAGCGACCTTTGCCTCAACCACCGAGAGAATATCTGGCTCAGGGCCGCGGAGCATCCGGCGCTTACTCCCTGGAAGGGGGAGGACATCATCGTCAGCGACGGCACCAGCGTGCTCGGCGCCGACAACAAAGCCGCAATCGCTATCATCATGACGCTGATCGGCCAGCTCGATCAGCTGGACGGCCACGGCGACGTTTTCATCGCCTTCGTGCCGGACGAAGAGATTGGCTTGCGCGGCTCCAAGGCAATTGACCTGGCACGCTTTCCCTGCGCGTTCGCCTATACGATCGATTGCTGCGAACTCGGCGAGGTCGTGCTGGAGACCTTCAATGCTGCGTCCTGCGAGATTGTCTTCAAAGGAATCAGCGCTCATCCCATGTCGGCAAGGGGAAACCTGGTGAACCCGCTGCTCATGGCAGTCGATTTCATCTCACAATTCGACCGCGGCGATATGCCCGAACACACCGAGGGCCGCGAAGGTTTTTTCTGGTTCAAGGACTTGGTGGCGAACGATACCGAAGCGACGCTGACCGCGCTGATCCGCGACTTTGACAACGCGGGCTTCGATTGGCGAAAGGCTCGGATCAGAGAGGTCGCCGAATTGATTCAATGGCGATATCCAGGCGGGGACATCCGTAGCCGCATCACCGACACCTATCGCAATATCTTGAGTCATCTTGCAGGAGACAATCGTGCCGCGGCTCTTCTGTTCGAGGCGATGGACCAACTCGGAATCGAAAAGAAAATTACCCCGATGCGGGGTGGGACCGACGGCGCAGTCTTGTCAGCCCGCGGAATCCCGACGCCAAACTTCTTCACCGGAGCCTACAACTTCCATTCCCGTTTCGAGTTTCTACCTGTGCCGGCCTTCGAACGCTCGCTCGCTGTTGCAATAAGGATTTGCAGTCTCGCCGCAGCCTGA
- a CDS encoding CapA family protein, translating into MNDRFTLAVTGQSLIKQDMRPLSDPAFLQVQSLLQGMDLAFTNFEGTIMGKHGGWPLKGSFFGASDAAVLDTLRFMGFQGLSLSNNHAFDLGPSGVLSTLEEVEKRGFLHAGLGRDLTDVSKASTATIGGRRVAIVAMDGGPGPDFMYAANAEQNRPARPGVNRLGLSQVIEVDPSAFAQLEAIRNKVGYTAIDLANDSQPDDAPRLVPRHELAISRAVFKCSEKFGRGVKINEADLQRNLSAITTAAAYGSLVIAYLHHHHWASNWHEVPDWVSGVARQCIDAGAAMFVSHGAPVLQPIDIYRGRPIFYSLGNFIFHVRSENSTWTAPEVWESVIGQCSFGANNELVEITLHPIIIGGAEALYSKVLEQRLAPHLATGKSAERILHRLSEHSARLGVEISITGDIGTLRV; encoded by the coding sequence ATGAATGACAGGTTCACTTTGGCCGTCACGGGCCAATCACTCATCAAGCAGGACATGCGCCCCCTGTCCGATCCGGCGTTTCTTCAGGTTCAGTCGCTGCTTCAGGGAATGGATCTCGCCTTCACCAATTTCGAGGGCACGATCATGGGAAAACACGGCGGCTGGCCACTAAAGGGTTCCTTCTTCGGTGCAAGTGACGCGGCTGTTCTCGATACGCTGCGCTTCATGGGGTTTCAGGGGCTTTCCCTGTCGAACAATCATGCTTTCGACCTTGGCCCGTCCGGTGTCCTGTCGACCCTGGAAGAGGTGGAAAAGCGTGGTTTCCTGCACGCAGGCCTCGGGCGTGACCTCACGGACGTTTCGAAAGCTAGCACCGCAACGATCGGCGGGAGGCGAGTTGCGATCGTCGCCATGGATGGCGGCCCGGGTCCGGACTTCATGTATGCCGCTAATGCGGAGCAGAATCGCCCAGCACGGCCGGGCGTCAACCGCCTTGGCTTGTCTCAAGTGATCGAGGTCGACCCATCGGCGTTTGCACAGCTTGAAGCCATTCGCAACAAGGTCGGTTATACGGCCATCGATCTTGCCAATGATAGCCAGCCGGACGATGCCCCACGCCTTGTGCCACGGCATGAGCTCGCGATTTCGCGGGCGGTGTTCAAGTGCTCGGAGAAATTTGGGCGCGGTGTCAAGATCAATGAGGCCGATCTTCAGAGAAACCTCTCTGCGATTACAACTGCAGCAGCGTACGGGAGCCTGGTAATTGCCTATCTGCACCATCATCACTGGGCCTCGAACTGGCACGAAGTCCCGGATTGGGTGAGCGGTGTTGCGCGGCAATGTATCGACGCGGGTGCGGCCATGTTCGTCAGCCATGGGGCGCCGGTCCTTCAACCAATCGACATCTATCGGGGCCGCCCGATATTCTACAGTCTTGGCAATTTCATTTTCCATGTCCGCTCGGAAAACTCGACCTGGACGGCACCGGAGGTTTGGGAAAGCGTCATTGGACAATGCTCGTTTGGCGCTAATAATGAGCTCGTCGAGATCACACTCCATCCGATCATTATCGGTGGCGCCGAAGCGTTGTACAGCAAGGTACTCGAGCAACGCTTGGCACCCCATCTGGCGACTGGGAAGAGCGCGGAACGCATCCTGCACCGGTTGTCCGAACACTCTGCCAGACTGGGCGTCGAGATCTCCATCACCGGAGACATCGGTACCCTACGGGTATAG
- a CDS encoding amino acid ABC transporter permease has translation MLYPDTVEAEVLVHKPWFVAMMFAIILAVFLAFNLTGTVMGELMRPVIGDPLQSGLYGRFAVAFVVAVIFSLNVVLIGFAPLKVQVAIVWLELLGLFLAFFETFHLSLPFIWQKLPFLITQGAVTTLYVSAISIVIASVIAILGAVAKLSTNGFAYAIASFYTSFFRGLPLLMQVYLIYLGLPQLGFVIDAVPAGILALSLCYGAYMTEIFRSGIQSIDRGQWEASRSIGFGFGITMRRIILPQALPVIIPPTGNQFISMLKDSSLVSVIGVWELMFLARTLGQKTFQHMEMLISTAMIYWIMSICLELIQSRIERHYARSKVR, from the coding sequence ATGCTCTATCCTGATACAGTTGAAGCGGAAGTTCTCGTGCACAAGCCGTGGTTCGTCGCCATGATGTTCGCGATCATTCTGGCCGTCTTCCTCGCATTCAACCTGACTGGCACGGTGATGGGCGAGTTGATGCGCCCGGTGATCGGCGATCCCTTGCAAAGCGGGCTCTACGGACGTTTTGCCGTGGCCTTCGTCGTTGCGGTGATCTTTTCGCTGAACGTGGTGCTGATCGGCTTCGCACCGCTCAAGGTTCAAGTTGCCATCGTCTGGCTGGAGCTGCTGGGGCTGTTTCTCGCCTTCTTCGAGACCTTTCATCTCAGCTTGCCGTTCATCTGGCAAAAGCTGCCGTTCCTAATCACGCAGGGTGCCGTGACGACGCTCTATGTGTCCGCGATCTCGATCGTCATCGCTTCCGTCATTGCCATCCTTGGCGCCGTAGCGAAGCTCTCGACCAACGGCTTTGCCTATGCGATCGCTAGTTTCTACACATCCTTTTTCCGCGGCCTGCCGCTCCTGATGCAGGTCTATCTGATCTATCTCGGCCTGCCGCAACTCGGCTTCGTCATCGACGCGGTTCCCGCCGGCATTCTGGCGCTGTCGCTTTGCTACGGCGCCTACATGACCGAGATCTTCCGCTCCGGTATCCAGAGCATCGACCGCGGTCAGTGGGAAGCCTCGCGCTCGATCGGCTTCGGCTTCGGAATTACCATGCGTCGGATCATCCTGCCGCAGGCTCTTCCCGTCATCATTCCGCCGACCGGCAACCAGTTCATTTCTATGCTCAAGGACAGTTCTCTGGTGTCCGTCATCGGCGTCTGGGAGCTGATGTTCCTGGCCCGCACGCTTGGCCAGAAGACTTTTCAGCATATGGAAATGCTGATTTCGACCGCGATGATCTACTGGATCATGTCGATCTGCCTCGAACTCATCCAGTCCCGCATCGAGCGTCACTACGCCAGGAGTAAAGTCAGATGA